From Fulvivirga lutea:
GAGCCTTTCGGACTTGTTTTCTTGGAAGCCATGGCGGCAGGTTTACCATGCATAGCATATAACGGTCAGGGTAATAGAGATTTAATTAAAAACGGCAAAAATGGCTACTTTTTGGAGGAACATTCTGCCTCTTTATTTGCTGAGAAGATAATAGAACTAATATCAAATGAACAATTATATTTAGAAATATCTAATTATTGCAAGTCCTTCGCTTTGAACTATGATATTGAAATCAAGACTAAAGAATTGATTGACTTTTATAACCAAATTGTATCGGAGTTAAAAGAATAAGAGTTAACTATCTTAACAATAAAATGGAGGAGAATAAACATATCAAATTGCCTTTAGGCACAGTTTCATTATCTCCAGAACTCGGTTCCTACTATATCGATATGAGACCGGCTAAAATTCATTATCAACCTAATATTTGGGGAGGCGATTTTGATCAAAATGGAGTGCCTCGAATAAGTTTTAAAGGTGAGCTTGGTTACTTTCCAATTAATATAGCCCAATATGGCTTTATGCTCCATGCTGAATGGTTAGAAACAGGAAATATAGAAACTCTTGAATTAATGAAGAGTTGCCTGAATGTGTTGGAGGAAATTAAAACTGAAAACAATGACCATTGCGTATGGTGGCATAATGAAATAAATTATAGATATAATATTGAACCTCCATGGGCCTCAGCAATGGCTCAAGGTGAATTAATCTCCTTTTATTTAAGAATGTATCAAATACTAGGAGAAACAGATTTACTCAACACAGCATTAAAATCATATGAATTTATGCGTGTAAATGTTTCAGAGGGGGGTGTAAGACAGTATAGCGAAGATTTAGGAACATGGCTGGAAGAATATCCTTCTGATCCACCATCTTTTGTACTTAATGGGTTCATTTATGCTATTTTTGGTATATACGATTTATACAGAGTTACAAGAAATGAGTTGATTAATGAGGATTTGCAAAGGTTATTAAATACGGTAAAAAATAACCTTAGTAAATTCGATGCGGGATTTTGGTCTTATTACGATCTTCAAAAAAAAGAGTTAGTGCGTTATTATTATCAAAAGAATGTCCATATTCCTCAATTAAATGTACTATATCAGTTAACTAATGAACCAGTATTTTTAAAATACGCTGAAAAGTGGGAGAGACAACTTACAAGTATTAATTATTTGATTGTGAAAATTATGTACAGAGTTTTACCAAGAGTAAGAAAATTGAAAAAGTTAATCTCATTTTGAATCTCTATTTTTTATGTGACCAATACCCGATTGGTAAAGGGGAGTTTTTTGTAGACAATGAAATTAAAATTCTTGCCTCATACTTTGATGAAGTTTATATATTCATTCCTAGACAGTCAGCTTACGACTTAGGAAGGCAGGTACCCAAAAATCTTAAAGTTATAGAGTATGATCTGAACTTTAGTAAGTGGGATGTTATAAGGTATTACTATTTATTTTTTAAACTATTTTTTCTAGCAGAGCTAGTCTTTGCCATTAAAAAGTTAGGGTTTTCTCAATGCCTTAATAGCCTTAAGATCATGATTGTTGATGTTTTAAAGGCAAAGAAGCTTAGTTTGCTTCTATTCAAGTCAATATCACTCAATCCTAAGAAAGAAGGATTATTATATTCATATTGGAATGACTATAAGGCGCTATCAATAGCCTTAATAAAACAAAAATACCCACTAATAAAAGGCATATCACGAGCACATGGTTGGGATGTCTTCGCAGAAAGGCAACGCATTCCATACTTACCATTTAAGAAATTTATATGTAGTAGTTTGGAGCAGACTTATTCAATTTCCACTTCAGGGATGAATGAATTGTTAAGTGTGTACGGCCTGCCTTCAGATAAGATTAGCGTTAGTAGATTAGGGACAATTAATAATGCCTCTTATAACATGAATAATCCTACTAATGGATTTACAATATGTAGTTGTTCAAATTTAATTCCACTTAAGCGAGTTCATTTAATAATAGAAATATTGAGCTTGCTTAAAACCAAGGATGTTCATTGGATACATTTTGGGGATGGCCCACAAAAAGATGAATTGATGTCGTTAGCCAAGATAAGATTAAAGGAAAGTAGTTATACCTTTTCAGGTCTTGTTCCTAATCATGAGATAATAGAACATTATACTAATAATTTCATTGACTTATTTATAAATGTTAGCAGTTCAGAGGGAATACCTGTAAGTATTATGGAAGCAATGTCGGCAGGGATACCTGTGATAGCCACTAATGTTGGAGGTAGTGCTGAAATTGTAAATAACAATAATGGATTTTTGATTGAGAGGGACTTTAATATTGAACAGGCGGCAGAATTGATTGACCATTATTTCTCCAGACCTGTTGATTATCGTGAACAAAAGAGAGAAGCAGCCTACTCCTATTGGCACAAGCACTATAATGCTAATATTAACTATCATACTTTTGCACAGGCAATAATTCATGTATGAGAAAAATACTTATAATAAGTTACTTTTTTCCTCCAAGCATTCTCACAGCATCTAATCGAGTTGAAGGGTGGGCCAAGCATTTGGCTAAATTCGGTTATTATCCCATTGTAATAACTAGAAATTGGGACATTCAAGGATCGCAGGAAAAGCAACGGTTGCAAACTAGTGGTAAAAAAATAGAGGTTAACTACCATGATGATTTTGAGGTGCACTATCTACCATATAGATCTTCATTTAGAGATATATGTTTGAATAGAAACTGGAGATTTTTATCACGCGTGCTCACATTTTTTGAATTGATATTAAGGAATTTTACTGTTCAAATTATACCTTATCGCAACCTGTATTTTTATGCTAAAAAAATAATTAAAAAAAATACAGATATAACGGGAGTACTCATATCAGCAAACCCTTTTGAGCAATTCCTTTTTGGTTTTAAATTAAAAAAACTATTTCCTGAGTTAAAGTGGATTGCAGAATATAGAGATGAATGGACAACAAGAAAAGAATATGACAGTACAAGAGGCAAAAATTCTCTAGTTAAATTTCTTGAGAGAAGGTCGGAAACTAAATGGTTGAAAGAAGCTGATTTGGTATTTACAACCTGTTCTTATTTTTCAAATAGAATATCTCAGCTATTGAATCAAAATGTTGAAGTAATACCTCATGGGATGGTAGATGCGTTGCTAGCTACAGATGATAGGGAAATTGATAAACAAAAGTTTAAGATTGTTTATGGGGGTACTTTGTATTCAAATCAGCCTGTCGAAAGCTTTCTTAGAGCCTGGCAGTCTTTCGCTAGAGATAAAGAAGATACAGAACTTTTGTTTTTAGGTGCTAATGTTGATTCATCCGTAAATATACGTCTGCAGCCTTATGTTTGTGAAAATGTAAAAGTAACCGAACGAATAAAACGAGTAGAATCTGATAAAATGCATCAGGAAGCAGCTATTTTATTGCTTCTACCTTATGATAATATGAAGGGTTGGCCCTCAAGTAAATTATATCATTATCTCACCTATAAACGGCCAATTCTACTATTTCCGAATGATCATGATATTATGGAAGAAGTACTTATGGATACCAAATTAGGAATTATTCCAAAAAGTGAACCTGAACTTGTTTCTATATTAGAATTAAACTATGAAAGTTGGAAGAAAGGTCGATTTAATCCTATTAAAGGCGAAAATATTCATAAATATACTCAGGCACAGCAGGCTAAAATACTATCTGAATATTTGAATCAATTAAATGCCAATTAATGGTATCCCATTCTATAGTTATAAATTTAGATGAGGTCAAGGCACTAAAACCAGTATGAGGAAAATCGATTTAATGATAATAGGAGCACAAAAAGCTGGTACTACTTCGCTAAAAAATTATTTAGCTGAGCATCCAGACATTGGTGTGCATATTACAGAAGAACTAGCTTATTTTCAATCTGAAAATGAATATTCAAAAGGTTTCGATACATCCTTTAAAAGAAGTTACCTTAAACAAAATGCTAAGGTTATTGTAGCGAAAAATGCGGGCCTTTATGAACGGGAGTTGTATTTAAGTAGATTAAGCGGACATAATAAAGACTGTAAAATTGTCTTTATCATAAGAAATCCTGTAGATAGGGCATTCTCATCTTATTTAATGGAAAAAAGAGAAGGATTTATTGATTTTGATTCTAAAAAACTTGTAGATATAATATCGTCAGATGATCCTTATGACAAGAACTATTTCAGAAAGTTTTTAGGGTTAGGATTGTATTCAATTCATTTGCAAAACATATTAGCTCATTTCCCAAAAGAGAATGTACACATATTTACTTTTGAGGAATTAAAGTCAGATGCACAGCAGGTTTGTTCAAAAATATTTGAGATTCTGAATATTGATCCTACGATTTATATTAACGCAAATAAGGTTTACAACAAAAGAAAACACATACGTTCCAAACGTTTGGCAAGAATATTAAATAGATTGAAACAAGAGGAGAATCCATTGAAAAGGGTTTCTAAAAAGATTATCCCATATCGATGGTTTTTAAAATTATCAAAACGCATTCAATCAATTAATTACACAAAAGAAGAAACCCAGCGTGAAGTATTGAGTGATGATGTTAGAATGCAATTAATTGAATTTTATAAACCCTACAATTTGAAATTGTCAAAAATGATTGGGAGAGAATTAAGTGATTGGAATAAGGTAAGGAATTAAATGTGTGGCATAGCTGGTATTTACGGAAATTTCAAGAATCAGGAAATAACTATTAGAAATATTACTAATAAGTTGAAACACCGTGGCCCTGATTCTGAAGGCTATTATGTAAATACAACATCAGGAATTGCCTTAGGTCATAGGCGGTTAAGCATCCTTGATTTATCAGAGAATGGAAATCAGCCATTCTATTCTCATTGCAAGAGGTATGTAATGGTATATAATGGCGAAGTGTTTAATTACAAAGAAATCGCTTCGAACCTGAATATAAACCTTAAAACGAATTGTGATTCCGAAGCAATTATTGAGGCGTTTGTTTTAGTGGGTAAACAATTTGTACATCAATTAAATGGTATGTTTGCCATTGTAATATATGATACTTTAAAAAATTCGATTTACTTATTTCGGGATAGATTGGGGATTAAACCATTATTCTATTTATATAATCCATCCAACAATCAGTTTGCTTTTTCATCAGAGATTAAATCACTTAAACCACTACTTTCAGAAAGCCAACCAGATATAAATCAACACTCCTTGGCTGAATTTTTACACTTAGGTTATATTTCTCAGTCTTCAACAATTTATAGTGACATCCTAAAATTTCCATCTGGTAGTTATGGCGTCTATCATGATAATCATTTAGAAATAGACTCTTATTGGGAGCCAGAGACCCATATATCAACTGAAGTGATTAAAGATGAAATTGAGGCTAAAGATAGATTAAGTGAATTGCTTACAGATGCTGTAAGAATGAGAATGATAGCCGATGTACCGCTAGGTACATTTCTTAGTGGGGGCATAGATTCAAGTATTGTTACTGCCTTCGCACAAAGACTTTCTGACTTGCCTATAAAAACATTTTCTATAGGGTTTAAAGACAATAAATATAACGAAAGTGTATTTGCAAAATCTGTGGCAAAACATTTGGGAACGGAACATTATGAATTCATACTTACAGAGCAAGATGCTTTAGATCAAATTACTAACTTATTGGATATATATGATGAACCATTTGCTGATTCATCTGCAATTCCCACTTTGTTAGTAAGCAGGATGGCTCGAAAAGAAGTGACCGTAGCTCTTTCTGGTGATGGTGGAGATGAGCAGTTTATGGGTTATGGCATGTATGACTGGTCTAACCGACTGTCAAATCCAATTATAAATACATTTAGAAAGCCATTAGCCTATGGTTTAAAAACAGTAGGAAATAACCGTTTAATGCGTGGAGCGGAAGTTTTGAATTATTATTCAAAAAAAAATATCGAAAGTCATATATTCTCTCAAGAGCAATATTTATTCTCTGAACGAGAATTGAATTTAATATTAGTTAATCCCCCAGATGAGTTGGCCATTTTTAAAAATTTTGGAAAAATACCTCGAAAACTAACTGCATCTGAAAAACAATCATTCTTTGATTTAAAATATTACCTAAAAGATGATTTGTTAGTAAAAGTTGATCGAGCTTCTATGTTTCATTCATTAGAGGTAAGAGTTCCACTTCTAGATCACAATTTGGTTGAATTTACACTTAATCTTGATGAGAAGTTGAAAATAAAAAAAGGTATTAAAAAGTACCTGCTAAAACAAGTACTCTATGATTACGTACCTGAAAGCTATTTTAACAGACCCAAATGGGGGTTTTCAATTCCGCTAGAGCGTTGGCTCAGCACTAGTTTAAAGTATCTTTTAGATGAATATTTGTCTAAAGAAGTAGTGGAAGATTGCGGCATTGTAAACTGGGAGATTGTGAGAGATATCAAAACACAGTTTTTTTCTGGTAGAGTTTTTTTATACAATAGATTATGGGCACTTATATTAATACATAAATGGATAAAGGCTCAGTAAAACATATACTTTATTTGTCTTACGATGGAATGACAGATCCTTTAGGTCAGTCTCAAGTGCTCCCTTATTTAGTTGGTCTTTCAAATAAAGGTTTTAAATTTTCATTGCTCTCATTCGAGAAAAAGGTAAATAGTGATAATGAAAAAATAATTAATGAAATTATTAATACGGTTGATATATCGTGGTTTCCACAATCCTATTCGAAAAGACCTCCTGTACTATCAACAATTTGGGACATCATTAAGATGTATAATGCTTCGAAAAGAATCTTAAAGAAAAACCCTTATGTTATTGTTCATTGTAGGAGTTATGTGGCAGCCCTTGTCGGTCTAAAGCTGAAAAAGAAATTCGGAATTAAATTCGTATTTGACATGCGCGGGTTCTGGGTAGACGAACGAGTTGAAGGAGGTATTTGGAAGTTATCCAATCCGTTTTATAAATTAATCTATAGGTTTTTTAAAGAAAAGGAATCTTATTTCTTTAATGATAGTGATTACATAATTTCATTAACCCAGGCTGGTAAAGAAGAAATAATTAGTAATTATTTATCTAAAAATGTACCTATCGAAGTAATACCATGTTGTGTTAATAGTGATTTGTTTGATTATAAAACGGTAAATCATAATAGGCAAATTGGACTACAAAGTACTTTAAAACTTGACACAGATAATTTCATAATCTCATATTTAGGATCTATTGGTACTTGGTATATGTTGGATGAAATGCTTGAATTCTTTAAAGAGCTTTTAAACAAAAAACCAAATGCAATTTTTCTATTCATAACAGCTGATAATCCTTTAATAATAGAGAGGAAAGCTAGTGAGTTAGGTATTAATAAAAATCAGATTAGAATTACTAAAGTTACTAGGAAGGAAGTCCCAGATTATTTAGCGCTAAGTGATGTAGCCCTATTTTTTATAAAACCTGTTTATTCTAAAATCGCTTCATCTCCTACCAAATTAGCTGAAATTATGGCAATGGGGATTCCAATTATTTGTAATGACAATGTAGGTGACATTAAAAGCATAGTAAATGACGAGGTTGGTTATGTTATTAATCAATTTACTAAATCAGAATATCAAAATGCTATTCGTAAAATACCAAGGCTAATGCAAAAGGATAAGTTAAAGATTAGAAATCAATCGATAAGACAATTTAATTTGGATCGTGGTATAGACAAGTATGCTAATGCATACAATAAGCTAGTTTGAAAAATAGGGTTACATCCAGTCAAATAATAATATAAATTGAAATTAAAGGTTTGACAATTAACTTATCAGAAAATATTCTCAATCTTACCTCAACTCTTTTACTGTCGTTAGTGGTACTAAATAGTTATGGGCAATCCGTATTGGATGTTACAGTTAATAATTCAGTATGTATTGAGCAACAGTTGAACATAGAAAACAATTCAACTGGATTCACTAACTATTTTTGGGATTTTTGTATTGGTGACTTCAATGAAGAGCCCATAATCAATTCCTCTAGTATTACTGGAATGAATTTTGGGTCAGGCATTGAGCTGGTGGAAGATCAGGGAAACTGGTTTGGGTTTGTGCTGGACCGTGGAGCCGGATTCGAGGTGTTCAGGTTAGACTTTGGTGATAGTCCATTGAATGATCCTATAGTTACGGAACTTAATTTAACAGACGGACTCTTCTTAAAACCACCAGATGATATATCAGTTTTAAAATTTAACAACGTTTGGCATGCTGTAATAGGTTATAGAGAAACAGGTGGGGAAATTATAAGATTAGATTTCGGACCATCATTAACGAATAATAATCCTGTTGAAATAAATCTTGGAAATTTCGGGTATACAACCAATGCCATTAGAAATGTACAATTGATTGATCAATCTGGTGATTTAGTACTGATGCTAGCTCCAAACACAGGCTTCAGTTTTTGGCGTATTAATTATGGTGATTCGTTTGATAATGAAATAGATATATTAACTGATGTGATTAAAACAACAGCTCCTGAAGCTGATTTAAATAGACTCATGGGTTTTGATATAAAAATAATAAATGGTGATTATATTCTTCATTGTGTAACAATAAATGCTGCTAAAATTATGCGATTAAATTTTGGTAGTAGTTTAATGAACACCCCGACATGGGATGCTATTTATAATTTTACTGGACCTTCAAATTCCCATGATATAGATCTGGTGAGAGATGGCAGTAATTTTTACGGATATGTTAGCAACTCTAGTCAGTCACCTAAGGTTTTCAATTTTGGCGACCTAACTGCTGTACAACAACCTGCTGAGATTAGTTATAGCGCAACCATACCGACCATTGATGCTATTGATGTATTTCGTTTTGATGGACGCTCCTTTATTTACGGGGTTAATAATTCTGTGTTTAACCGTATTGAGCATTATTATAATTGTCCTGTTAATCTTCAAACAAATGCGGAAAATGAACCTGAAATTTTTTATAACGAGGAAGGCTCTTATGAAATTAGTTTAGAATGTACCGCACCAGAAGGGGTTAGTAATTTCACTGAAACGATCACAGTATCTCCCGATATTGCCCCCACTATCTCCTTCGCCAACCAGACCATCTGCCAATCTTCACCCATCCAATTCTCGTCAACCACGGATGGTACAGGGTTAACCTATACCTGGGACTTTGGAGATGGAAGTCCAACTTCGGGTGACGCTAACCCAACTCACAGCTATGCCTCTGCCGGAGAATATGAAGTAAAGTTAAGTATTGAAGATGGCACATGTGGAAACTTTACTAAACAAACCATTACTGTTTACCCAGAACCAGCCCCTGATTTCACAATTCCTAGTGGCAATATCTGCACCAATCAAAACTACCTATTCACAAATGATACGCCCGGTAATTTCGATGGCCTCATCAGCTACACATGGCAGCTTGATGGTGAAACTGTTTCTACTGATGAAGACCTAGGCTTACTATTTACCTCTGGCGGAACCAAGGAACTGAAACTTATTGCTAGCATTCCCGGGTGTGATGTAGAGATAGCTAAAAACCTAACTGATATTAAGGAAGGATCACTTTCCGAATTTGTTTTCGATGATGCCTGCATTGGTGAACTTGTACAATTTACTAACCAGTCCATTGGAGCTATTACAGATTTCAATTGGGATTTTGGTAATGGTTTTTCTTCTACACTGGAAAATCCCCAACTTGAGTTTGCTGATGCAGGCACATTTGAGGTAACGCTTGAATTAACAAATGCTGATGGATGCGTCACTTCTGATCAGCAATTAATCACCATTCATCCATTGCCAGAAGTGAATTTTGAATCTGATCTGTCATGTGAAAACTTACCCACGCAATTCAATGATCTTTCATCGGTAACCCTTGACAATTTAAATAGCTGGAGTTGGAATTTTGATGATGGATCTGAACCAGTGACTTCACAAAATACATCACATGTTTTTAGTGAGAATGATAATTACGATGTAAAGCTGATTGTGGGCACCACCTTTGGTTGCCTGGATAGTTTAACACAAACTATTACAGTATTGGAAGCCCCAGAAGCTGAATTTTCTTTTGATAAATTGTGTGAAGATGTGGTTATCAATTTTTCAGATGAGTCCATACCATTGGCAGATGAGGCTATTACCAATTGGGCTTGGAATATTGGTGGAGTATTTCGTGGACAGCAAAACCCCTCATACACGTTCGAAGAACCTATAGATTATCCGGTTTCATTAACTATTACTTCAGAAAACCTCTGTACTTCCACGATTGAAAAAGTGATAAGTATACCACCTTCACCTTCACCTTCTTTTATAGTTGAAGATAATTGCACCAATGAATTAACACGTTTAATAGATGTTACTGAGATCTCTGGAGATGAAATTACCAGTTGGAGTTGGACGTATGATGAGCAACAACTAGGGACTGAATCATCCGTAGAAAATTTATTTAGCGATTCAGGTACATATCTGGTGAGTATGAATTTGCTTACTGCCAATGGATGCGAGTATGAGGTCAGTCAAAACGTTGAAGTGTTTCAGGCACCACAGGCGTCTTTTAGCCCATCAACAACATTTGGCGCTCCTGAATTGGAGGTTGATTTTGTAAATAACTCGACCGGGGCAATAACTTATCGCTGGGATTTTATGGATGGAAACACTTCTGAGGCAATTAATCCAACAAATAATTTTACCTCTATTGGAGAATACGATGTTCAATTGATCGCCATTAATGAACAGGATTGCCGAGATACAGTATCGCAAAGAATTAGTGTTTTGGAACCTACATTAGATCTTGAAATAACTAGTTTAATGTTGGTTGAACGACCAAATGGAGACGCTATATCTCTAACTATTTCAAATAGTGGTAGTATCCGTCATGATAGTCTATTAGTTACACTAGATTTAGGTGGCGAGGCTTCATTTCAACAAATATTACGAAGTGAGTTATTACCTCAAGAAACCATCACCAGACAACTTGAATTGGGCCTTACCAACAGAAGGCTTAATTATTTGTGTGCCACGGTTCAGAGTTTTTATGCCATCGAAGAAGAAAATTCTGATAATAATAACTCATGCATCACTTACAACAATGCCAATCTGGTAACCAGCTTGCCATACCCAAATCCTTCAAACGGAATCGTTACTATTGATCTTATAACTACTGAAGAAGCAGACGTACAGATACAAATTGTTAATAGTCAGGGACATTTAATATCTTCATTTTCTGATGTTAAGCCACGAGGTAATAATAATCTTGTTCTTGATTTATCAGAATTATCAGGAGGAACGTATCTCATAAGACTCAAACTTCTTGGTACAGAAAAGCTTTACAGGGTGATGATCAGCAATTAGCATTCTGGTAATAATCTAATAATACATCTGTTAAGCTACTATCTTTTTAATTTTTATCTTTGCGCCAAATAAAATTTGGTCAAACTCAAAATGAAGAATAAAATTAAATTAGATAAAATCGATCGGAAGATCCTTGAAATCCTTCAGTCGAATGCTAAAATTACGAATGCTAATCTGGCTACTAAAATTGGCCTTTCTCCAGCTCCTACACTCGAGCGAGTTAAAAAACTGGAGAACTCAGGTATTATTAAAAGCTATCACGCAAAGTTAGATACAGACATTGTAGGGTTAGGTGTTAGCACATTTGTGATGGTATCTCTGAAAGGGCATAACAAAGACAATATTGACAAGTTCATTGAGAGCATTGCAGAGATAGATGAAATTATTGAGTGCCATCATATCACTGGTTCTGGTGATTTTATTCTGAAGATTATCGCTGAAGATATCGCTGCTTATCAACGATTAATGCTCGAAAAGGTGAGTAATATAGATGTCGTGGATAGTATGCAATCTATGGTAATCTTATCTACATTTAAAGACAGTAAAATAATGCCGCTTCCTTAATTATGGTAGAAAGTAAATCACTCGTACTGGATAACAAACAGGTTAACCAAAAGATCAGGCGTATGGCCTTCCAAATCTTTGAAAATAATTTCAATGAGAAGGAAATTGTATTGGCCGGAATCAAAAATAAAGGCTATATACTGGCTCAGTTATTACAGGAGCAACTGAATGAAATAGCTTCATTTAAAACACGCTTAGTGGGCGTTTCTTTAGATAAAGAAGCTCCTACACAGAGTAATATTTCACTCGATTGTGACGAAAAAGAGGTAAAAAATAAGACAATCATCTTAATTGATGATGTTTCTAACACGGGAAGAACGATGGCTTACAGCTTAAAGCCATTTTTAAATATTAAGGTTAAAAAGCTGGAAACCTCTGTTTTGGTAAATAGAAGTCATACTCAATTTCCCATTTCAATAAAATATAGCGGTTTTGAGCTAGCGACAACCATTAAAGAGCATGTAGAAGTTCTTTTAGAAAAGGAAGAGAAATGCGTGTACCTTCTGTAGTAAGATTCAATTGAAATACTATGATGCTACCCTTATCTTGCATGTTCAATTTTAATTCGTATGTCAGTTTCAGAAAAACTTTTAGAGTCTAAGTTGGAAAGAGATAGGGAAAAGCAGGAAAT
This genomic window contains:
- a CDS encoding glycosyltransferase family protein, whose amino-acid sequence is MRKILIISYFFPPSILTASNRVEGWAKHLAKFGYYPIVITRNWDIQGSQEKQRLQTSGKKIEVNYHDDFEVHYLPYRSSFRDICLNRNWRFLSRVLTFFELILRNFTVQIIPYRNLYFYAKKIIKKNTDITGVLISANPFEQFLFGFKLKKLFPELKWIAEYRDEWTTRKEYDSTRGKNSLVKFLERRSETKWLKEADLVFTTCSYFSNRISQLLNQNVEVIPHGMVDALLATDDREIDKQKFKIVYGGTLYSNQPVESFLRAWQSFARDKEDTELLFLGANVDSSVNIRLQPYVCENVKVTERIKRVESDKMHQEAAILLLLPYDNMKGWPSSKLYHYLTYKRPILLFPNDHDIMEEVLMDTKLGIIPKSEPELVSILELNYESWKKGRFNPIKGENIHKYTQAQQAKILSEYLNQLNAN
- a CDS encoding D-glucuronyl C5-epimerase family protein, with translation MEENKHIKLPLGTVSLSPELGSYYIDMRPAKIHYQPNIWGGDFDQNGVPRISFKGELGYFPINIAQYGFMLHAEWLETGNIETLELMKSCLNVLEEIKTENNDHCVWWHNEINYRYNIEPPWASAMAQGELISFYLRMYQILGETDLLNTALKSYEFMRVNVSEGGVRQYSEDLGTWLEEYPSDPPSFVLNGFIYAIFGIYDLYRVTRNELINEDLQRLLNTVKNNLSKFDAGFWSYYDLQKKELVRYYYQKNVHIPQLNVLYQLTNEPVFLKYAEKWERQLTSINYLIVKIMYRVLPRVRKLKKLISF
- a CDS encoding glycosyltransferase; the encoded protein is MDKGSVKHILYLSYDGMTDPLGQSQVLPYLVGLSNKGFKFSLLSFEKKVNSDNEKIINEIINTVDISWFPQSYSKRPPVLSTIWDIIKMYNASKRILKKNPYVIVHCRSYVAALVGLKLKKKFGIKFVFDMRGFWVDERVEGGIWKLSNPFYKLIYRFFKEKESYFFNDSDYIISLTQAGKEEIISNYLSKNVPIEVIPCCVNSDLFDYKTVNHNRQIGLQSTLKLDTDNFIISYLGSIGTWYMLDEMLEFFKELLNKKPNAIFLFITADNPLIIERKASELGINKNQIRITKVTRKEVPDYLALSDVALFFIKPVYSKIASSPTKLAEIMAMGIPIICNDNVGDIKSIVNDEVGYVINQFTKSEYQNAIRKIPRLMQKDKLKIRNQSIRQFNLDRGIDKYANAYNKLV
- a CDS encoding sulfotransferase domain-containing protein, which translates into the protein MIIGAQKAGTTSLKNYLAEHPDIGVHITEELAYFQSENEYSKGFDTSFKRSYLKQNAKVIVAKNAGLYERELYLSRLSGHNKDCKIVFIIRNPVDRAFSSYLMEKREGFIDFDSKKLVDIISSDDPYDKNYFRKFLGLGLYSIHLQNILAHFPKENVHIFTFEELKSDAQQVCSKIFEILNIDPTIYINANKVYNKRKHIRSKRLARILNRLKQEENPLKRVSKKIIPYRWFLKLSKRIQSINYTKEETQREVLSDDVRMQLIEFYKPYNLKLSKMIGRELSDWNKVRN
- a CDS encoding glycosyltransferase, encoding MNLYFLCDQYPIGKGEFFVDNEIKILASYFDEVYIFIPRQSAYDLGRQVPKNLKVIEYDLNFSKWDVIRYYYLFFKLFFLAELVFAIKKLGFSQCLNSLKIMIVDVLKAKKLSLLLFKSISLNPKKEGLLYSYWNDYKALSIALIKQKYPLIKGISRAHGWDVFAERQRIPYLPFKKFICSSLEQTYSISTSGMNELLSVYGLPSDKISVSRLGTINNASYNMNNPTNGFTICSCSNLIPLKRVHLIIEILSLLKTKDVHWIHFGDGPQKDELMSLAKIRLKESSYTFSGLVPNHEIIEHYTNNFIDLFINVSSSEGIPVSIMEAMSAGIPVIATNVGGSAEIVNNNNGFLIERDFNIEQAAELIDHYFSRPVDYREQKREAAYSYWHKHYNANINYHTFAQAIIHV
- the asnB gene encoding asparagine synthase (glutamine-hydrolyzing), whose protein sequence is MCGIAGIYGNFKNQEITIRNITNKLKHRGPDSEGYYVNTTSGIALGHRRLSILDLSENGNQPFYSHCKRYVMVYNGEVFNYKEIASNLNINLKTNCDSEAIIEAFVLVGKQFVHQLNGMFAIVIYDTLKNSIYLFRDRLGIKPLFYLYNPSNNQFAFSSEIKSLKPLLSESQPDINQHSLAEFLHLGYISQSSTIYSDILKFPSGSYGVYHDNHLEIDSYWEPETHISTEVIKDEIEAKDRLSELLTDAVRMRMIADVPLGTFLSGGIDSSIVTAFAQRLSDLPIKTFSIGFKDNKYNESVFAKSVAKHLGTEHYEFILTEQDALDQITNLLDIYDEPFADSSAIPTLLVSRMARKEVTVALSGDGGDEQFMGYGMYDWSNRLSNPIINTFRKPLAYGLKTVGNNRLMRGAEVLNYYSKKNIESHIFSQEQYLFSERELNLILVNPPDELAIFKNFGKIPRKLTASEKQSFFDLKYYLKDDLLVKVDRASMFHSLEVRVPLLDHNLVEFTLNLDEKLKIKKGIKKYLLKQVLYDYVPESYFNRPKWGFSIPLERWLSTSLKYLLDEYLSKEVVEDCGIVNWEIVRDIKTQFFSGRVFLYNRLWALILIHKWIKAQ